AGCGGAATGACTTTCTACGCAGGAAAACGTGTCCCAGAATGGCAGAATAATCTTTTTATAGGTGCCTTAAGCGGTCAGCATATTGTTCGTTTAGCTTTTAAAGACAATAAAGTGGCTGGAGAAGAAAGATTATTATCTGGAGAAGGACAAAGATTTAGAGATATTACACAAGGAAAAGATGAAGCATTATACGCCGTTACCGATCAAGGAAGACTTTACAAAATTGATAAAAAATAGAAAGTAAACTTGTTCATTATACTAGCCAAAAACGCCCCAATAATGGGGCGTTTCGTATTTTTAAAAATTTTGTTTCAGGTTTCAGGTTTCAAGTTTCAGGTTGCTATGCTTTGTGTTTTTCTTACCGCAAAGCACGCAAGGTTTTTTGATATGTAAAATCTATGGAAAACGCAAAGTTCGCAAAGCTTTGTGTAAAAACTTTGCGAACCTTGCGGTTATGTATACATATCGTATATCAACCTGAAACTTGAAACCTGAAACAAAAAAATTAAGCTTTTGCTTTTCTTTTAACTGTACAGCCAATTTCTTTTGTTTGTGTTACAGCTGGTTTTTGTCCACTTTTTAAAGATGCAATTACATCTTCTGCATATTTTACTTTATCGGCTTTATTTCCTTCTGGATCGTTATCGATTGCTCCAACATATTCTACTACGTTTCCTTTTGCTGTTTTAGAAATAATAAAAACATGAGGCGTGCGTTTTGCTCCGTATTCATCAGTAATTTTTTGCCCTGGATCAAATAAGTATGGAAAAGGATATTTTTTCTCTTTTGCTAAATCCTGCATTTTACTGAAAGTATCTGCTGTCGAAGCTTCCGGATCATTTGGATTAATGGCAATTACCGGGTATCCTTGCGGTCTGAATTTTTTATCTAAATCGATGATTCTCTGCTCATATCCAATTGCATACGGACAAGTATTACAAGTAAAAACAACGATATAACCTTTTGCATCTTTAAAAGTTCCGAAAGAAACTTCTTTGTTGTCAACATTCTTTAATTTAAAATCTGGTGCTTTATCTCCTGCTTTAAGAGTTGCTCCTGTCTGCGCCTGCGCTAGAAAAGCAGAAAACGCTAATGCTAATAATAAAATTATTTTTTTCATGGTTTACGGATTTATAGTTTTTTATATTCAGTTAATAATTGTTCATAGGTAAATTCACTTTCGACAAATTTTCGTTTGTCTCCTTTTATAAAAAGTGTTGCCGGAATACTTCCTGACCAGCTTGGATCAATTCGGTCAATGAATTCCTGCGGACTGCTTTCGTTTAAAAGAAATACTTCATTTTTAAGATTTTTTCTTTTTACAAACGGAATTACATTTGATTCTAATTTCGATTTAAAATCTAAACTTACTAATAAAACAGCCAGTTTTTCTGATTTGTGTTCGGCACTTAATTTCTCAAAATGTGGTAATTCTTTTATACACGGCGCACACCAGGTTGCCCAAAAATTAACAACATACGTACTGTCTTTTCCAT
This portion of the Flavobacterium panacagri genome encodes:
- a CDS encoding thioredoxin family protein, which translates into the protein MKKIILLLALAFSAFLAQAQTGATLKAGDKAPDFKLKNVDNKEVSFGTFKDAKGYIVVFTCNTCPYAIGYEQRIIDLDKKFRPQGYPVIAINPNDPEASTADTFSKMQDLAKEKKYPFPYLFDPGQKITDEYGAKRTPHVFIISKTAKGNVVEYVGAIDNDPEGNKADKVKYAEDVIASLKSGQKPAVTQTKEIGCTVKRKAKA
- a CDS encoding TlpA family protein disulfide reductase, which translates into the protein MKIKSILYIFLFTIFSISAYSQKVRLMNIDQLNERIKNGKDSTYVVNFWATWCAPCIKELPHFEKLSAEHKSEKLAVLLVSLDFKSKLESNVIPFVKRKNLKNEVFLLNESSPQEFIDRIDPSWSGSIPATLFIKGDKRKFVESEFTYEQLLTEYKKL